One genomic region from Balaenoptera acutorostrata chromosome 1, mBalAcu1.1, whole genome shotgun sequence encodes:
- the B3GALT6 gene encoding beta-1,3-galactosyltransferase 6 translates to MKLLRRAWRHRTALGLSALALGGAALLYLARCRAPVDPAAPVPFGPARAAAFLAVLVASAPRAAERRSVVRSTWLAARRGGPGDVWARFAVGTGGLGADERRALEREQARHGDLLLLPALRDAYENLTAKVLAMLAWLDEHVAFEFVLKADDDSFARLDALLAELRARDPARRRRLYWGFFSGRGRVRPGGRWREAAWQLCDYYLPYALGGGYVLSADLVRYLRLSREYLRAWHSEDVSLGAWLAPVDVQREHDPRFDTEYKSRGCNNQYLVTHKQSLEDMLEKHRTLAREGRLCKREVQLRLSYVYDWSAPPSQCCQRKEGIP, encoded by the coding sequence ATGAAGCTGCTGCGGCGCGCGTGGCGGCACCGAACGGCGCTGGGCCTGAGCGCCCTGGCGCTGGGCGGCGCCGCGCTGCTCTACCTCGCGCGCTGCCGGGCGCCCGTCGACCCCGCCGCGCCCGTGCCCTTCGGCCCCGCGCGCGCCGCCGCTTTTCTGGCAGTACTGGTGGCCAGCGCGCCGCGGGCGGCCGAGCGGCGCAGCGTGGTCCGCAGCACGTGGCTGGCGGCGCGGCGCGGCGGCCCCGGGGACGTGTGGGCGCGCTTCGCCGTGGGCACTGGCGGGTTAGGCGCCGACGAGCGGCGCGCTCTGGAGCGCGAACAGGCACGGCACGGCgacctgctgctgctgcccgcGCTGCGTGACGCGTACGAGAACCTCACGGCCAAGGTGTTGGCCATGCTGGCCTGGCTGGACGAGCACGTGGCCTTCGAGTTCGTGCTCAAGGCAGACGACGACTCGTTTGCGCGCCTGGACGCGCTGCTGGCCGAGCTGCGCGCCCGCGACcccgcgcgccgccgccgcctctaCTGGGGCTTCTTCTCGGGCCGCGGCCGCGTCCGGCCCGGGGGCCGCTGGCGCGAGGCCGCCTGGCAGCTCTGCGACTACTACCTGCCCTACGCGCTGGGCGGCGGGTACGTGCTCTCGGCCGACCTCGTGCGCTACCTGCGCCTCAGCCGCGAGTACCTGCGCGCCTGGCACAGCGAGGACGTGTCGTTGGGCGCCTGGCTGGCGCCGGTGGACGTGCAGCGCGAGCACGACCCGCGCTTCGACACCGAGTACAAGTCCCGTGGCTGCAACAACCAGTACCTGGTGACGCACAAGCAGAGCCTGGAGGACATGCTGGAGAAGCACCGGACGCTGGCACGCGAGGGCCGCCTGTGCAAGCGGGAGGTGCAGCTGCGCCTGTCCTACGTCTACGACTGGTCGGCGCCACCCTCGCAGTGCTGCCAGCGGAAGGAGGGCATCCCTTGA